The Temnothorax longispinosus isolate EJ_2023e chromosome 7, Tlon_JGU_v1, whole genome shotgun sequence genome contains a region encoding:
- the LOC139815588 gene encoding uncharacterized protein has product MGSGRRSGSGGSRANAGVLKERANMSFMLVVMFFAVFGLIVLTEIFLIDERRGVSIGGTGVLGGHRSGHRLPAAPDRPDYGEIGAEDYAGLKGSFDEHVGLLVRGEDGGQKTVIHPDPRGLPSLPPSLEARLPQLDQNLKVTHAEWLPVTNTRFKFFVYSAYFDNRVSGAGTPAGGKSQGVVRVISATKTRGPERVWCRLWYRQQNGANVTASVTVAAKVKVIRENWNLKYSACFVICPLPKESPTTDKVPEAVSVVARLRAVPTNRILVQNRFESRMNDKEALAVCVKPLHYYYNRVLQLVEFIELHRLLGATHVTLYNDTVGAAAGCALKYYENKDLVTVLPWHHLDMISQREIRTEGLFAALNDCLYRSMYKYEYVALVDLDEYIIPRHNDTIIDLLRWMGNRINIKSTGAFSFQNAFFYLQWADDPFVVTSRTPTEAGLITLKKTRRRTKLHPHKQRSKYICKPQDVVEAGNHFVWEFIPGHGTLNVPSDAAILHHYRVCEFGGDDCIKTQSTVDRTAYKYRDRLATNVDKTWMELRAECSLPELDPVPALTPRIKASPVGKSVR; this is encoded by the exons ATGGGCTCGGGCAGAAGATCCGGCTCCGGGGGGAGCCGAGCGAACGCTGGCGTACTCAAGGAGCGCGCAAACATGTCGTTCATGCTGGTCGTCATGTTTTTCGCCGTGTTCGGCCTGATCGTCCTCACGGAGATATTCCTGATCGACGAGAGGCGCGGCGTGAGCATCGGCGGCACCGGGGTACTCGGGGGTCACAGGAGCGGTCATCGATTGCCAGCTGCGCCCGATCGTCCGGATTACGGAGAAATTGGA GCCGAAGATTACGCCGGTTTGAAGGGTAGCTTTGACGAGCATGTCGGATTACTGGTTCGCGGGGAAGACGGGGGTCAGAAGACGGTAATACACCCGGATCCGCGTGGCTTACCGAGTTTACCACCTAGCTTGGAGGCTCGTTTACCGCAGTTGGATCAGAACCTAAAGGTCACGCATGCCGAATGGTTGCCAGTCACTAACACAAG GttcaaatttttcgtttattcgGCATATTTCGACAACAGAGTTAGCGGCGCGGGTACGCCGGCTGGCGGCAAAAGTCAGGGTGTGGTACGTGTGATTAGCGCTACTAAAACCAGAGGACCGGAGCGCGTCTGGTGTAGGCTCTGGTACCGACAGCAAAACGGTGCAAACGTCACTGCCTCGGTAACAGTAGCTGCCAAAGTTAAG GTAATCCGGGAGAATTGGAATCTCAAGTACAGTGCCTGCTTCGTGATATGTCCGTTACCTAAAGAATCTCCGACGACGGATAAGGTGCCGGAGGCAGTCAGCGTCGTGGCGAGACTGCGAGCTGTCCCGACGAACCGTATCCTCGTACAGAATCGTTTCGAGAGCAGGATGAACGACAAGGAGGCTTTGGCTGTCTGCGTCAAAcctttgcattattattacaacAGG GTTTTGCAGTTGGTGGAATTTATCGAGTTGCACAGACTCCTGGGCGCTACTCATGTCACTTTGTATAATGATACTGTAGGCGCGGCGGCTGGCTGTGCGCTAAAATACTACGAAAACAAGGATCTGGTTACGGTGTTACCGTGGCATCATCTCGACATGATTTCCCAGCGGGAAATTCGCACGGAGGGTCTCTTCGCGGCGCTTAACGATTGCCTCTACCGATCTATGTACAAGTACGAGTACGTGGCGCTCGTAGATCTGGACGAGTATATTATACCGAGGCATAACGACACCATAATCGATCTGCTACG ATGGATGGGAAATCGAATTAACATCAAGTCCACGGGCGCGTTTTCCTTTCAAAACGCCTTTTTCTACCTACAATGGGCCGACGATCCATTCGTGGTGACTAGCCGTACTCCCACTGAGGCTGGTTTGATCACCCTGAAGAAAACACGGCGCAGGACCAAATTGCATCCGCACAAGCAACGCTCCAAGTACATCTGTAAACCACAGGACGTGGTGGAGGCGGGCAATCATTTCGTCTGGGAATTTATTCCGGGCCATGGAACCCTGAACGTACCCTCCGATGCCGCTATTTTGCATCATTATCGCGTCTGCGAGTTCGGCGGCGACGACTGCATCAAGACACAGTCAACGGTCGATAGAACGGCCTACAAATACAGAGACCGACTCGCCACAAATGTCGACAAGACGTGGATGGAATTGCGCGCCGAGTGCTCACTTCCGGAGCTCGATCCGGTCCCGGCGTTGACACCGCGAATCAAAGCCAGCCCAGTTGGCAAATCGGTCAGGTAG